Sequence from the Helianthus annuus cultivar XRQ/B chromosome 13, HanXRQr2.0-SUNRISE, whole genome shotgun sequence genome:
accggactactgtccgaacAGACAGCCATCCGAGCGACCGGCCATCCGAACGAGTTACCCCTTGGGTCCCACAATTAACCAACTTTATCCGAAGTCTGAGTGTTGAACGAATTGTTGTCCGATCAGACTACCATCCGACTGAATTACcattcggatcatgagatacttggacTTTAATACTTAAACGATTTTCGAACATGTTCGATGCACTAAGAATGCCACCCaaccggactgctgtccgatcgagtgacaacctgctgcgaacttgttctcactgaagtgtcaacctatcggattgttgtccgatcgggcgaccgtccgatcgaccgacctgaaaggtagagatacttcaatgttttcaaaatgctacaacaaaaactttaaaagtcaagccatcagacacaaacacatccttctcaaaggaagaaacaatccactcgaacagctatccgaccggactaccgtccgaccggaccactgtccgaacggattaccATCCGCACgaccggctgtccgatcggattaccatccgatcgaactgttgTCCGACTCACTTGTACTTTGCATTATTTTACGCGActcttatcgttatgctatcaatctaatcaggctaaccctactctcaagcgctcccttcaatccatcatccgctgtgagtatactcgatcccttttagCTTTctcacttttgggtgttacatacgttacttatacaaaatcacaattgaacacactacgcaatacttcaACGCTAACCgataccgcatgttatacgtgacttaatgaatgcttgtttgttatgtttacacatggaaagATGTCTACCttccttagcaacgatagtactatagtttggacccagcacccgttcacacgggggttgttaaggacaattatttgcatggattacagtggtgatcatgtattacgaactgccttgggcagtcaacccgcaatcattggtatcgataggttcatgtcgataactaacatgcttcgttctactcagtgtacgtgctggttatgcgtaaactatttcgaactctatatgctaatatcaaacttgtatactcgcctttacactatgtgtattgacttttattttaacatatgtgacaagtgcttaaggtgtctatttggttggaaatcaaggctaggaaagagtcttagtaaccaacaaatagttgtctgtactattgaaacctgagttgtcgaaacagaacaatttgcctagatttgtctgtaataatttgtttaccttttgagacatggtatgggacatgttactttaaattgattggtaatgataattgttatggaaacttctggacaatctgtttcgctcagtgctacgccccgatgtttccgccatcggttggggtgtgacatctctacccttcaggtcgatcgatcgaacggtcgctcgatcggatagcgatccgactggtaggacacttagtgagaacaagttcatagAATGATTGTCAATCGATCGGACatcaatccgatcgggtggcaatccgttagttactgatgatctttgaaaattattaAGCGTCGAAGTCTCAAAAGTCAaatgatcggatggtcattcgatcggatggctatccgatcggacggcaatccgttcgatgttTAGACCTTTGAAAGTTGAAGAAAAAGTTTAAGCGTGGAACCAGTACAAGCCGATCAGgtagtcgttcgatcggatggctacccgatcgggtggcaatccgtcccaacgaaaCTGATCGTCTTGAACCTTATTACTTTTGAAAGTTTTGCAGTTTGCTCGAGATAATATGACAACGTGCTAgacaacagaaaccccatcagGACCCAAGGTATCCGAtcaaacaggaatcacccaaatccgattagTTTACTGGTTCGTGACGTTCGTTCATGTTTAgcccgaaatcggttgtctctttgacagaaaccagatcttgaaccaacacatcactaagaaagagtagaaggtctgtacaagctccgattccatcggttttgagtgcattgagtgtaaaagagttgaaagaaagttagaaaaccatatttcaatccttttaaccatgaatatgtgtagatctatgtGAAAACATTGattaatcatgtggaaatccctcagatctgagttgttcttggtggaatgaggccaaaacttgaagttcataagaactccatgatgacatcatccttgaacacctcaaatccactgatttcatggttaaaagttaagattcaaaagagagaatgatgaagaagtgtgtgtagatcatagaagtacaagatttcgGTTGGAAACTTtcaagaatcgtgagaaatcaAGAGAAAGAAGGCTTGAGTGCagctggtcgagtgagagagctgtcacatcacaaatgatgtgacagaggggtatttataggttgccaaaaagggaaagtgCAAGGGTGTCGAATAGCATTTCGATCGGATGGCtacccgatcggatggtcatctgattGGTTGGCCATTCGATCGGTTGGCCAGTCGATCGAGGTGGTTTGGTGAGTTGAGTTTCGGCGTTCCGTTTCGCGTGTTGAGTGTTGCGAGTCTCGATTAAGCGATGCGACAGATTAATAATAAGCatacaaatactatatctaacatacaatcactataaataacttgcgtttagcgtttgcgattaagttgcgttatgatagagttgcgattgcgtttcgattaatcaccacaaacataaagtgaacatgcacaagtaacacgtaagtaacacacacacacataaaacaatattcagaatctaTCAATCAAGGCGCGaatgcgaatgcgattgcgatgcgattagcgataaagcgacAAAACAtacgataaacatcgattaaatcTTGATTATCAataaatactccacataatacaacaaaagcgattaaaataaaagatttaattacaagtcaaagaagtcaaatcagtaattaagcaaggagtgatagatcgcaattagcaatcttttcttcctttgacttcaatcttgactttgactttgactttcataACACAGGGTGTTACAATGGTTTGCCTGGTATGATCGGGAGCTTGGATTGCATGCATTGGCGTTGGGATAACTGCCCGACCGCATGCGAGGTCAACACACACGGGGTGACCAAAAGGGACTTACTGTTATTCTTTAGGCGGTTGCCTCACAGGACCTTTGAGtttggtcggcttactttggcgtggtcgggtcatgcaatgatatAAATGTTTTTGAAGAATCTCCGTTGTTAGAGGACTGGATTTCTGGCAGAGCTCCAAAAGCGTCTTTTTACGCAAACTGAAACTACTACCCTCATGGATATTATTTGTGCAACAGAATTTATCTTAGGTATTCGATTGCCGTGAAGACGTTTAGTGATCCTATCGATGAAAAAGGAGCTCACTTTAAAAAGGTTTAAAAGTCTTCATGAAAAGACATTGAGATATACTTTGGGGTTCTTAAACAACGATGACACtatttgagaaatccttgtcgtgcatggaccaagcaaaaaatgagagatgctatgtacgcttgtatagtcatgcacaacatgattttggaagatGAAGGAAATGCGATATGCCAGAATTATGTACCGGAAGCCGTTCAGGAGGAGCATCCGCATGcgtcaatggaagaaagagtAAATAATGCACGAGAATTGTGTTACGAACTGTACCATTCCGCGTTAACGGTTGATTTGGTACAACACGCATGGTCTATTCGGTATATCCCACATGAGGGTGAGGAAGAAACGGAGGACGGGGAAGACGAAGTTGGCGAGGATGAAGAAAACGAAGACGAAAAttaatgtattttatttttttactttaacccttttttattttttttatttttaatattgtaattttttttatttaatgaagtattattagtttttaatttaaaaaaaatcaataattgtgtaatgattggtTGGGGCATTATTAGGCATTATCTCATTATGTCTGTTttgtaaaaacgcccaataatgctcCCTTACTGACTGGACTGTCACATGGCAGAAAACACCTAAAGGTGGGGACATTATTGCTCAAACCACTACGCATGATCTAACCAATAGAGAACTGGAGATGGTACAAGTTGTAAGAACATGATTGTGCTACAAGCTAGTCAAAAAGCCATTACCTAGATATTCTCAAAAAGATAAAGATTAAAGAGGTTTTGTCCGGCTTGCGGCTTTGGTTTGTCCAGGATTTTTGGATTTTAGTTTTTAATCTTGGGTTTTTAAAAAAACTAATATTAAGCATCCCCGCGTTGCGGTGGTGGCGAATACCAATGCCACACTACTACTAGCGACCATCAACACTGAAGTTGCAGCATGTTAATatgaagaaattaaaccgaaacataaaacatataaaaataactaagtcgatctacaTCTCTTTGTAAGGTAAATATCTTACGAGCCATATGATTTGGCCAACACCAAATAACCACTTCTTTCATGGCATACGCCCGTGCGAACGCCATGTCCGTAAAACTGCATATTGCATTAGTTTGTCAGTAATGTTTGTTTTGACTACCAAATGAATTATATTGtttgaaaattaaaaattaaaaattaaaaaaaggaaTATAATTTAATTGTCTCAATAGTATAAAAAACCATCGATGTATGATATGGCAGATCAATTTCGTTATAGTCCCAACTCCATATTTGATTTCCTTGGCACTGTAACGAAATTGATTCGACTAACTTCTATttcaaaactgaaaaaaaaaattgaactaTGATCACACAAAACCCTATTAATTCAATTTATGGTACCGAAAACTGACTGAGTAAAAATATAAACCGAATATCCTAGCGATTATAGTGGTATTCTACTAGTAAATTAGTAATGCATAAATACCGAAAccgaaaatcctaaaaaaaaagcTCATCCCTGTATTCCACTCAGGCATCTGCCAGTATTCGTCGTATAAATTGACGGGTGGATCAGTGGCCCATAGCTACTGTGTGAATCGACGGGTGGGTCAGGTGGCACTTTGGTCTCTCTTTCCACCACATTAGTATTTAGTAGCATTTTCAAGCTCCACATTGTTTCATCTTTGTAATTTCTCCTTTGCTATACTAAAATCTCAGAATCATACCATGTCTTTCATGAAAGATTTTGATCACCTTAAAGATTCAAATGAAAGATGTAGTATCAGCTACCAATAATTTTGATTCCACCAAACTGATTGGCTGTGGTGGATTTGGGAAGGTGTATAAAGGGGAACTCTCTTCCCCGAACGGACGAACCACAGTTGCTTTTAAGAAGTTAGATCGTAGACAAGGACAAGGGAACATTGAGTTTTGGAAGGAGGTCATGATGCTTTCCAAATATAAACATGAAAATCTTATCTCACTCTTGCACATTTGCATCGAAGGTGATGAGACGATCCTCGTGTATGAGTATGCTTCTCGTGGTAGCCTCGATAGATATCTAACCGATGCTAGTACTCTCACTTGGATCCGACGCCTGAAGATATGTGTCGGAGCTGTGCGTGGGTTACATTTCTTACATGATCTCGAAGAGACGCAACAAAGAGTTCTTCATCGAGACATCAAAAGCGCAAACATTCTTTTGGACGAGAATTGGACGGCTAAAGTATCTGATTTTGGGCTGTAAAAAGTTGGCCCCGCTAACCAAGTTCACACATATCTTATTTCCCATGGTGTTGGCACACCTGGGTATTGTGATCCGTTATATATGGAAATGGGTTTCCTATCAAAGGAGTCTGATGTGTACTCTTTTGGAGTAGTGttgtttgaaattttgtgtgggAGATTATGCTATGAGTATCATAATCATGAGTTGACTAAAATTTTAGTGCCAGAGTGGAGACGTTGCTACGATGAAAATAGGTTAGATGAGATTATTCTTCCTGGTCTGAAAGAACAAATGCATCCAGGTTCTTTGAAATCATTTTCGGCCATTGCCTACCAATGTGTGATGAGAGATCATGAAGAGCGGCCGACAATGGGTGAGGTCGTAGAAGAACTTGAGTTTTCACTCGAACAACAAGTAATTTTAGTTTCCTTTTGTTTTTAAGCTTCCAATGTTACAAGTCTTAACACCATTTCTGTTAGAACTATATTTAAACTTAATTATGCTTATGTATAAGTATTAGATGATACATATTCGGTTTAGTATGATAACTTATGTAATTTGGGGTGATAAGCGGGCAATTCAAATAACTGCCGGAACAGTTATTCCCGCCTAATGGAACTGCCAAAATGCACCATATATATTTGATTACCGGTTTCATTTTCCGGTATCAAGACAATCTTTCACACAGAATTGTTCATTCAATCCTTTCATATTCTGCATACTCTTGTTTGTCATTATATTTTCTGCACACTTCCATATCCGAAATCATGACCATTGATtcgaacaaacctaaaccttccGCTGCAAATGATCATGTTTCCCAACAATTTCTTGAATGTTGACATAAAACATATATGCAGGAGAATTTTGAAAACCTTGGAAAGGGAATGGATTACTCTCAACCAGCGCCCATTAGCTATGCGAATGATTCTTACGCTTCAGAAGGTAATTTGATGTAGTCATTATTCTTAAAACTGGCGTGTAAATTAAAAACCTTAACTAAGGACATAAAAAGTGTTGACAGGCTGGAAAGTATACAAACGTTACCGTTGATTCGTTACACAGCCCGGATGACCCTATATTAACTAGCCATGGGTTTTAACTTTGTTATAGTTGCTAACATACTGTATTTTTTACTTGAAGATGGCCCAGGAGTTGAGGGTTTGCAGATAATGGGGAATGCAAAACCAGGAGGTAAACTTTTAGCCGTTGGATATCCTGTGCGTGGAACCTCACTATGCATGTTTCAGGTAGAGAAGCTTCTAGATGCAAATTTGCAGCTAAAATGTTTATTAATCCGTTAGATTATGAAAAGATCGATATAACATTTATTTGTTTGCTTCTTAGTCAATGGGTTCGTCACACTGAAGACGACGGTTGGGCCAGTTCGGAGGAGTACTTCGAGGGTATGTCTTTAAAGGCTCTCAACTATGCCATAAACTTATCTGACTGCTAATTGATTTCCTTAAATGCCATAAAAATTTCCTTAAtggatttttttttgtgtttgcaAGGGGTGAAGTGGTAGATCTTGGAATATCTTATCTTAAATGTAATAT
This genomic interval carries:
- the LOC110901728 gene encoding probable serine/threonine-protein kinase PBL25, which codes for MKDVVSATNNFDSTKLIGCGGFGKVYKGELSSPNGRTTVAFKKLDRRQGQGNIEFWKEVMMLSKYKHENLISLLHICIEGDETILVYEYASRGSLDRYLTDASTLTWIRRLKICVGAVRGLHFLHDLEETQQRVLHRDIKSANILLDENWTAKVSDFGL
- the LOC118479404 gene encoding receptor-like protein kinase FERONIA; amino-acid sequence: MEMGFLSKESDVYSFGVVLFEILCGRLCYEYHNHELTKILVPEWRRCYDENRLDEIILPGLKEQMHPGSLKSFSAIAYQCVMRDHEERPTMGEVVEELEFSLEQQMIHIRFSMITYVIWGDKRAIQITAGTVIPA